A single region of the Terriglobales bacterium genome encodes:
- a CDS encoding oxidative damage protection protein — protein sequence MSSSTPPPPGSPRKVFCVKFQREMPGLDEPPFDGPLGQKIFENVSRDAWAMWGEHCKMILNEYRLNPANPRDQEVLVKALEQFFFGEGAALPANYVPPQAKH from the coding sequence ATGAGCAGCAGCACGCCCCCGCCCCCCGGTTCGCCGCGCAAGGTGTTTTGCGTGAAGTTCCAGCGCGAGATGCCCGGGCTGGACGAGCCTCCCTTCGACGGGCCCCTGGGCCAGAAGATCTTCGAGAACGTCTCCCGCGACGCCTGGGCCATGTGGGGCGAGCACTGCAAGATGATCCTGAACGAGTACCGGCTCAACCCCGCCAATCCCCGCGACCAGGAGGTCCTGGTCAAGGCTCTGGAACAGTTCTTCTTCGGCGAGGGTGCCGCCCTGCCCGCCAACTACGTTCCGCCCCAGGCCAAGCACTGA
- a CDS encoding transglutaminase domain-containing protein, whose translation FEIGFPVPTDKDAGQIAGYHCWADFYVPGHGWVPVDISEAWKDKAKHDYFFGTLDTQRVQFTLGRDLTLTPRQQGPPLNFFVYPYVEVGGAPYANVDNAFSFGSTAGGAPAR comes from the coding sequence GCTTCGAGATCGGCTTCCCCGTGCCCACCGACAAGGACGCGGGGCAGATCGCCGGTTACCACTGCTGGGCGGACTTCTACGTTCCCGGTCACGGTTGGGTGCCGGTGGACATCTCCGAGGCTTGGAAGGACAAGGCCAAGCACGACTACTTCTTCGGGACCTTGGACACGCAGCGAGTGCAGTTCACGCTAGGCCGCGACCTGACGCTCACCCCGCGGCAGCAGGGCCCACCGCTGAACTTCTTCGTGTATCCCTACGTGGAAGTGGGCGGGGCGCCCTACGCCAACGTGGACAATGCGTTCTCCTTCGGCTCCACGGCCGGCGGTGCGCCGGCGCGGTAG